From a single Helicovermis profundi genomic region:
- a CDS encoding heavy-metal-associated domain-containing protein: protein MKKTITINGMSCHHCEMRVENALKELNIDVISVSASENNAIVELSDDFDTKKIAETIDDVGYEMIDIKS, encoded by the coding sequence ATGAAAAAAACTATTACAATTAACGGAATGTCTTGTCACCACTGTGAAATGCGAGTAGAAAACGCTTTAAAAGAATTAAATATTGATGTCATTTCTGTAAGTGCCAGCGAAAACAATGCTATCGTTGAACTTAGTGATGATTTTGATACAAAAAAAATTGCTGAAACTATTGACGATGTGGGCTATGAAATGATTGATATTAAATCTTAA
- a CDS encoding NAD(P)/FAD-dependent oxidoreductase, translated as MNPKNAVLQKVRNNKRTYGITPRIPGGFVTPEILIKISEVSKKYNGTIKITSGQRITILGLNAEDIDNIWQELDMEPAILSSYSVKNVEICPASFCKRSRQNSMKLGLKLEKRFYGAPCPNRTKIGVVGCLNGCSSVHAKDIGLLANEEGFIVVAGGSAGYNQRLSDTIARNLSEDEAFCMVESIYEVYNEKADFGQKLGPFIDKIGLDSFKELVFKVYNSKLTKKEKINE; from the coding sequence ATGAATCCCAAAAATGCCGTACTTCAAAAGGTAAGAAATAATAAAAGAACTTATGGTATCACTCCAAGAATTCCTGGTGGTTTTGTAACTCCAGAAATACTTATAAAAATCTCAGAGGTTTCTAAAAAATATAATGGCACTATAAAAATTACTAGTGGTCAAAGGATAACTATACTTGGATTAAATGCAGAAGATATTGATAATATTTGGCAAGAACTTGATATGGAACCTGCAATATTATCATCCTATTCAGTAAAAAATGTTGAAATTTGTCCTGCCTCATTTTGTAAGCGTTCAAGGCAAAATTCAATGAAGCTTGGTTTAAAACTTGAAAAACGTTTTTACGGTGCTCCTTGTCCTAATAGAACTAAAATTGGAGTGGTCGGTTGCTTAAATGGTTGTTCTAGCGTACATGCAAAAGATATTGGCCTTCTGGCTAATGAAGAAGGTTTCATAGTTGTTGCTGGTGGAAGTGCTGGATATAATCAACGCCTATCTGATACAATTGCTAGAAATCTTTCAGAAGATGAAGCTTTTTGTATGGTAGAATCAATTTATGAAGTTTACAATGAAAAAGCTGATTTTGGACAAAAATTAGGTCCATTTATAGATAAAATTGGATTAGATAGTTTTAAAGAACTTGTTTTTAAAGTATATAATAGTAAATTAACTAAAAAGGAGAAGATCAATGAGTAA
- a CDS encoding DUF1858 domain-containing protein, with translation MMITKDSLIGDIIMKYPKAVEILMNNGMGCVGCPSSQIESIDQAAAIHGMDIEKLLEELNKAL, from the coding sequence ATTATGATTACTAAAGACTCACTTATAGGCGATATAATAATGAAATATCCAAAAGCAGTAGAAATACTTATGAATAATGGCATGGGATGCGTCGGTTGTCCTTCTTCGCAAATCGAATCTATTGACCAAGCTGCTGCTATACACGGCATGGATATTGAAAAATTATTAGAAGAATTAAATAAAGCACTATAG
- a CDS encoding YerC/YecD family TrpR-related protein: MNTYNSKLKSKEMDDLFDAILSLNNREECYKFFEDICTINELLSMAQRLSIAKCLRNNTKWIEIEKKTYASSATISKVNKSIQGGQGGYNLILDRLIENK; encoded by the coding sequence TTGAATACATATAATTCAAAGCTTAAGTCAAAAGAAATGGACGATTTATTTGATGCCATCCTTTCGCTTAATAATAGAGAAGAATGCTATAAATTTTTTGAAGATATCTGCACTATTAATGAACTTTTATCTATGGCTCAAAGATTATCTATTGCAAAATGTTTAAGAAATAATACAAAGTGGATTGAAATTGAAAAAAAGACCTATGCAAGCTCTGCAACAATTAGTAAAGTAAATAAAAGTATTCAGGGTGGTCAAGGTGGTTACAATTTAATACTCGATAGACTTATTGAAAACAAATAG
- a CDS encoding ZIP family metal transporter, with translation MFDWLIGYSPVIQALFATLFTWFVTALGASMVFFFKKINKTVLNGMLGFAAGVMIAASFWSLLAPSIEMAEQMNVIPWVPAAVGFLGGGAFLFLVDKLLPHLHLGLKIEEAEGIKTSWQRSILLVLAITLHNIPEGLAVGVAFGAVAYGLPSATLAGAVALAIGIGIQNFPEGAAVSIPLRRENMSRFKAFMYGQASGIVEPIAGVIGAALVIMMRPILPYALAFAAGAMIYVVVEELIPEAQSDHKTDVATIGAMVGFSVMMILDVALG, from the coding sequence ATGTTTGATTGGTTAATAGGATATTCTCCTGTAATACAGGCTTTATTTGCAACATTATTTACATGGTTTGTTACAGCTCTTGGGGCATCGATGGTATTTTTCTTCAAGAAAATTAATAAGACTGTTTTAAATGGGATGTTAGGTTTTGCAGCAGGTGTTATGATTGCAGCAAGTTTTTGGTCACTACTTGCCCCATCAATTGAAATGGCAGAACAAATGAATGTAATTCCTTGGGTCCCAGCAGCAGTAGGATTTTTAGGTGGTGGAGCGTTTTTATTTTTAGTAGATAAACTTCTTCCACATTTACATTTGGGACTTAAAATTGAAGAAGCTGAAGGTATTAAAACAAGCTGGCAAAGAAGTATTTTATTGGTACTTGCAATAACCCTACATAATATACCAGAAGGTTTGGCAGTTGGAGTTGCTTTTGGAGCAGTTGCATATGGACTTCCATCAGCAACGCTTGCAGGTGCTGTTGCACTAGCGATAGGTATTGGTATACAAAATTTTCCTGAAGGTGCAGCAGTTTCTATACCTTTAAGAAGGGAAAATATGTCTAGGTTTAAAGCGTTTATGTATGGTCAGGCATCTGGAATTGTTGAACCAATTGCAGGTGTTATTGGAGCGGCTTTAGTAATTATGATGAGACCAATTTTGCCGTATGCACTTGCTTTTGCGGCTGGAGCAATGATATACGTTGTTGTTGAAGAACTTATTCCAGAAGCTCAATCAGATCATAAAACAGATGTTGCAACTATTGGTGCAATGGTAGGTTTTTCTGTTATGATGATTCTAGATGTAGCACTTGGTTAA
- a CDS encoding MarR family winged helix-turn-helix transcriptional regulator, which yields MSNLFNTINEFSRMIKTEYNNKLSKYDITYSQYLLLENLYKKGDLSQKELLNIIGIKGSTLTGIIDILLMKGFVRRVVNTEDKRLRNIVITDKGLDNYKKTRKVVLIIEKRVLKKIKKDEEVHLLSVIRSMIKNI from the coding sequence ATGTCTAATTTATTTAATACTATAAATGAATTTTCAAGAATGATTAAAACTGAATATAATAATAAATTGAGTAAATATGATATTACATATTCGCAGTATTTATTACTAGAAAATTTATATAAAAAAGGTGATTTATCTCAAAAAGAATTGCTAAATATAATAGGCATTAAAGGATCGACCTTAACTGGTATTATTGATATTTTGCTTATGAAAGGCTTTGTTCGACGAGTGGTTAATACGGAAGATAAAAGGCTAAGAAATATAGTGATTACCGATAAAGGATTAGATAATTATAAAAAGACAAGGAAAGTTGTTTTAATAATAGAGAAAAGAGTATTAAAAAAAATAAAAAAAGATGAAGAAGTACATTTATTGAGTGTAATAAGAAGTATGATTAAAAATATATGA
- a CDS encoding lysophospholipid acyltransferase family protein, which translates to MFRTLVWFMYFMGSLVKSLPKLSKINKMESKGLIEESQKRSFIIVKEWCDKLIRLAGVEVEIIGEENIPKEGPVLFVSNHQSNFDIPILLAKIDKPKAFIAKIELKKFPVVNRWMQKINCIFMDRSDIRQSAKSIIKGIKLLKSGYSIVVFPEGTRSEDGNLLEFKAGALKLAIKSGVPIVPIIINGSKEIMPKGSKTIRSSKVKLIIEKPILNDEYKTLDTFEITNNLKSIIENKLSI; encoded by the coding sequence ATGTTTAGAACACTAGTGTGGTTTATGTATTTTATGGGTAGTTTAGTAAAATCGCTTCCAAAACTTTCTAAAATAAACAAAATGGAAAGTAAAGGGCTTATAGAAGAATCTCAAAAAAGAAGTTTTATTATTGTAAAAGAGTGGTGTGATAAATTAATTAGATTAGCAGGAGTAGAAGTTGAAATTATTGGTGAAGAAAATATACCGAAAGAAGGTCCGGTTCTTTTTGTAAGTAATCATCAAAGTAATTTTGATATACCAATATTACTTGCAAAAATTGATAAACCAAAAGCCTTTATAGCAAAAATAGAATTAAAAAAATTTCCTGTAGTAAATAGATGGATGCAAAAGATAAATTGTATATTTATGGACAGAAGTGATATAAGACAATCTGCAAAATCTATAATTAAGGGTATAAAGTTATTAAAATCAGGATATTCAATAGTTGTGTTTCCAGAAGGTACGCGAAGTGAAGATGGAAATTTATTGGAATTTAAAGCTGGAGCGTTAAAATTGGCAATAAAATCAGGCGTTCCAATTGTGCCTATTATTATAAATGGGTCTAAAGAAATTATGCCAAAAGGAAGTAAAACTATAAGATCATCTAAAGTAAAACTTATTATTGAAAAACCAATATTAAATGATGAATATAAAACTCTTGATACATTTGAAATAACAAATAACCTCAAAAGTATTATTGAAAATAAACTTTCTATCTAA